From the Exiguobacterium aurantiacum genome, one window contains:
- a CDS encoding alanine/glycine:cation symporter family protein, translated as MEAVQNLLQGSVDFLNNILWTYVLIVALVGAGIYFTVKTRFMQFRYLKEMFRVVTEKSDATDSKSISSAKSFFIGAATRIGTGNLAGVTVAITLGGPGAVFWMWIVALLGGATAMIESTLAQVYKVKDDVAYRGGPAYYIEKGLNNRVLGIVFAVLIAFTFGLIFNSVQSNTIAAAFDNAFGLEAAVGGVILVVLTGLVIFGGVQRVANFSAIVVPIMAVLYLIVALYVVVVNITEMPAVIGMIFQSAFGLEQAFGGSVGAAIMMGVRRGLFSNEAGMGSAPNAAATAEVSHPAKQGFMQTLGVFLDTLIVCTATAAIVLLSDSYAAGNGEGIALLQNALAEQIGSWAPAFIAISVLLFAFSSIVGSYYYGETNIEFIKKSKTAVFGFRLLTMGFVFIGAVASLGFVWSLADLFMAGMTLINLAAITLLGGVAFKVLRDYEEQRAQGLNPRFSARKLGIENTECWDVEEDEVAERTVQVAAADSSKA; from the coding sequence ATGGAAGCCGTACAAAACTTACTGCAAGGAAGCGTCGACTTTTTAAACAACATTTTATGGACGTACGTGTTGATCGTCGCACTCGTCGGAGCAGGGATTTACTTCACAGTCAAAACAAGGTTTATGCAGTTCCGTTACTTAAAAGAGATGTTCCGTGTCGTCACCGAAAAATCAGATGCCACAGACAGTAAGAGCATCAGCTCGGCGAAGTCGTTCTTCATTGGAGCGGCGACGCGAATCGGTACAGGTAACTTGGCCGGTGTCACAGTCGCTATCACGCTCGGTGGACCGGGTGCGGTCTTCTGGATGTGGATCGTCGCACTTCTCGGTGGAGCGACCGCGATGATTGAGAGCACGCTCGCTCAAGTGTATAAAGTAAAAGATGACGTCGCTTACCGCGGTGGTCCAGCTTACTACATTGAAAAAGGTTTGAACAACCGTGTCCTCGGCATCGTCTTTGCGGTATTGATTGCCTTCACATTCGGTCTTATCTTCAACTCGGTTCAATCGAACACGATCGCGGCGGCGTTTGATAACGCATTCGGTCTCGAAGCCGCAGTCGGTGGCGTCATCCTCGTCGTCTTGACAGGACTTGTCATCTTCGGTGGGGTACAACGTGTCGCCAACTTCTCGGCCATCGTCGTTCCAATCATGGCTGTTCTTTACTTGATTGTCGCTCTTTACGTCGTGGTCGTGAACATCACAGAAATGCCGGCTGTCATCGGGATGATCTTCCAAAGCGCGTTCGGTCTCGAGCAAGCGTTCGGCGGATCGGTCGGAGCGGCGATCATGATGGGTGTACGTCGCGGTCTCTTCTCGAACGAAGCTGGTATGGGTTCGGCACCAAACGCCGCGGCAACGGCAGAAGTGTCGCACCCGGCGAAACAAGGTTTCATGCAGACACTCGGAGTCTTTTTGGACACGTTGATCGTTTGTACGGCAACGGCTGCGATCGTTCTTCTCTCAGACAGCTACGCCGCAGGTAACGGCGAAGGAATTGCGCTTCTCCAAAATGCATTAGCTGAACAAATTGGATCGTGGGCACCTGCCTTTATCGCCATCAGTGTTCTCTTGTTCGCCTTCAGCTCAATCGTTGGTAGTTACTACTACGGTGAAACGAACATCGAGTTCATCAAGAAGAGCAAAACAGCTGTCTTCGGTTTCCGATTACTCACAATGGGCTTCGTCTTCATCGGCGCAGTCGCAAGCCTCGGTTTCGTCTGGAGCCTCGCTGACTTGTTCATGGCAGGTATGACACTCATCAACTTGGCAGCCATCACGCTTCTTGGCGGAGTTGCCTTCAAAGTCCTCCGTGACTACGAAGAACAGCGTGCCCAAGGCCTCAACCCGCGCTTCTCGGCCCGCAAACTCGGTATCGAGAACACGGAGTGCTGGGATGTCGAAGAGGACGAGGTTGCAGAACGTACAGTCCAAGTGGCTGCTGCCGATTCATCTAAAGCTTAA
- the mnhG gene encoding monovalent cation/H(+) antiporter subunit G → MTAIEWIVAILCLIGGFLSLVGGIGFIRFPDVYGRTHSATKSATLGVITVMVGTFLYFLFVEGMFSGKILLTILFVFLTAPLAALMVSRAAYRTGVPLSKLTTQDDLKKKYPEARKDTN, encoded by the coding sequence TTGACCGCGATTGAATGGATTGTTGCGATTCTTTGTCTCATCGGTGGTTTTCTCAGCTTGGTCGGCGGAATCGGTTTCATCCGCTTCCCGGACGTCTATGGACGGACCCATTCGGCGACGAAGAGTGCCACACTCGGTGTCATCACCGTCATGGTTGGTACGTTTCTCTACTTCTTATTCGTAGAAGGGATGTTCTCCGGCAAGATTTTGCTGACAATCCTCTTCGTCTTCTTGACGGCTCCGCTCGCAGCACTGATGGTATCCCGGGCCGCTTATCGAACCGGCGTCCCGCTCTCGAAATTGACGACGCAGGATGACTTAAAGAAAAAATACCCGGAAGCACGAAAAGACACGAATTGA
- a CDS encoding 2-hydroxyacid dehydrogenase, translating to MKKRIYITRRLPEEAVAPLRDKYEVQMWEEEAKSVPRDVLLKEASSAHALWTMLSDTIDREVIEQAPQLEVISNLAVGYNNIDIEAAKERGIIVTNTPDVLTETTADLAFGLMMMTARRLGEAERDLRAGEWKSWTPMGYVGMDLYRAKLGIIGMGRIGEAVARRARGFDMDVLYHNRTRRHESESMYGFVYAELDELLEQSDFVVVLAPLTEETRGMLGADEFAKMKETAVFINVARGEIIDEKALYEALKERRIWAAGLDVFAKEPVAMDHPLLTLPNVTTLPHIGSASIKTRLAMMALNRDAIVNVLEGEEPKNRLT from the coding sequence ATGAAGAAACGTATTTACATTACGAGACGTTTACCAGAAGAAGCGGTGGCACCGCTACGGGACAAGTATGAGGTCCAGATGTGGGAGGAAGAGGCGAAGAGCGTCCCGCGGGACGTCTTGTTGAAAGAGGCATCGTCGGCACATGCGCTCTGGACGATGCTCAGTGATACGATCGATCGGGAAGTCATCGAACAGGCTCCGCAACTTGAGGTCATCTCGAACTTGGCGGTCGGCTATAACAATATTGATATTGAAGCGGCCAAGGAACGGGGCATCATCGTGACGAACACGCCAGACGTGTTGACGGAGACGACGGCCGACCTCGCGTTCGGGCTGATGATGATGACGGCACGCCGGCTCGGAGAAGCAGAACGTGATTTACGGGCCGGGGAATGGAAGTCGTGGACACCGATGGGCTATGTCGGGATGGATTTATACCGGGCCAAACTCGGCATCATCGGCATGGGCCGAATCGGGGAGGCGGTCGCACGGCGGGCCCGCGGCTTCGATATGGATGTGTTATACCACAACCGGACCCGTCGCCATGAATCTGAATCGATGTACGGCTTCGTCTACGCGGAACTCGACGAGTTGCTCGAACAGTCGGATTTCGTCGTCGTCCTCGCCCCGCTCACCGAAGAGACGCGTGGGATGTTAGGGGCGGATGAGTTCGCGAAAATGAAAGAGACAGCCGTCTTCATCAATGTCGCCCGCGGTGAAATTATCGATGAGAAGGCGCTCTATGAAGCGCTGAAGGAACGGCGGATTTGGGCGGCGGGACTCGATGTGTTCGCCAAAGAACCGGTAGCGATGGACCACCCGCTCTTGACGCTCCCGAACGTGACGACATTGCCGCATATCGGCAGTGCCTCGATCAAGACCCGGCTTGCGATGATGGCGCTCAATCGAGATGCCATCGTGAACGTGCTCGAAGGGGAAGAACCGAAAAATCGATTGACGTAA
- a CDS encoding YwbE family protein, with product MDGTKRADIRPGLHVQIVLKQDQRSGKLTSGVVKDILTNSPRHPHGIKVRLSDGQVGRVKVIEAGGE from the coding sequence ATGGATGGCACGAAACGCGCGGACATTCGCCCAGGGCTCCACGTCCAGATTGTCCTAAAACAAGATCAGCGGAGTGGGAAGTTGACGTCAGGCGTCGTCAAAGACATTTTGACGAACTCGCCGCGTCACCCGCACGGCATTAAAGTACGCTTAAGCGATGGACAGGTCGGTCGGGTGAAAGTGATCGAAGCTGGAGGTGAATGA
- a CDS encoding general stress protein, producing the protein MSEKRFISMYDTQDAALGKVEELRAKGYKDSDIYVVAKHEDSVSILRRQTDVHTEASHQTGWFDKVRSFLSGHEDVHAGLRNMGLSEDEVKRHYSDVEAGKILIYVDEDFERRHNEGLTVDSTPYTDSRHDTSHQGHHTADGLEIDSEPYNEPKRSTHDTGRSDRTSSDGLEIDSEPYNDPKHRDTNREDRHTSDGVEIDSKPFNESVADNPNRAVDPEQDKLDKKSELTDRENKLRGLDDRALRNDYEDPDNIRRF; encoded by the coding sequence ATGAGTGAAAAACGATTCATCAGCATGTACGACACACAAGACGCGGCACTCGGGAAAGTCGAGGAGTTGCGTGCGAAAGGCTACAAAGATTCAGATATTTATGTCGTCGCGAAACACGAGGACAGCGTCTCAATTTTGCGTCGTCAGACGGACGTCCATACTGAAGCGTCGCACCAAACCGGTTGGTTCGATAAGGTTCGTTCTTTCTTGAGCGGACACGAGGACGTCCACGCCGGTCTCCGTAATATGGGCTTGAGCGAAGACGAAGTGAAACGTCATTATAGCGATGTCGAAGCCGGAAAGATTTTAATCTATGTAGATGAAGACTTCGAACGTCGTCACAACGAAGGATTGACGGTCGATTCGACTCCTTATACTGACTCACGACACGATACAAGCCACCAAGGCCACCATACGGCTGACGGTCTTGAAATTGATTCAGAGCCATATAATGAGCCAAAACGTTCCACACATGACACGGGCCGGTCCGATCGCACATCGTCAGACGGCTTAGAGATCGATTCGGAGCCCTATAATGACCCGAAACATCGTGACACGAACCGGGAAGACCGTCATACGTCCGACGGTGTAGAAATCGATTCGAAACCGTTCAATGAATCGGTTGCCGACAATCCGAACCGGGCCGTCGACCCTGAGCAGGACAAATTGGATAAAAAATCAGAGTTGACTGACCGTGAGAACAAGTTGCGCGGACTCGATGACCGCGCACTCCGAAACGATTATGAAGATCCAGACAATATCCGCCGTTTCTAA
- a CDS encoding general stress protein, producing MSDRKIIGLFHNEQEVMDKVNELKQSGEAEKNMHVVAKRDGEISALRYHTDVNAESGIRDVNWLDRVKAFLHGSDRIRDELRNMGLSDAEAEEYYSSIDDGKLLLYVDKHSYERYPNMYKKDSELDHDKGEEADGIAFDAKPFNDHDEEPQGTKDDPIVRGHSGLEDHRRL from the coding sequence ATGTCTGATCGAAAAATCATTGGGTTGTTCCATAACGAGCAAGAAGTCATGGATAAGGTGAACGAACTCAAACAATCTGGGGAAGCAGAGAAGAACATGCACGTCGTAGCCAAGCGGGACGGGGAAATTTCTGCCTTGCGCTACCATACCGATGTGAACGCCGAATCGGGGATTCGTGATGTCAACTGGTTGGACCGTGTGAAAGCGTTCCTTCACGGCAGTGACCGCATTCGCGATGAATTGCGGAACATGGGGCTCAGTGATGCGGAGGCTGAAGAATATTATTCGTCGATCGACGACGGCAAATTACTGCTTTACGTCGATAAACACTCTTACGAACGCTATCCGAACATGTATAAAAAAGATAGCGAGCTCGACCACGATAAAGGCGAAGAAGCGGATGGTATCGCCTTCGATGCGAAGCCGTTCAATGATCATGACGAAGAACCACAAGGCACGAAAGACGATCCCATCGTCCGTGGACACTCTGGCTTAGAAGACCATCGTCGATTATAA
- a CDS encoding YcjF family protein → MDKKVPFNLDTYDLKEELDRLRGKVKKPNILIAGATGSGKSSVVNHVFGRDLTKVAAGEPVTRGIHQFMSDDIAIVLYDSEGYEIGSARQQAYADEVIGFVERAQTKGAAEQMHLVWYAINASMKRVTPLDRALIKQLNEATSVAVLLTQIDQVDMEELTALRNELADVVPEQAVFQVSVAEELLNDPELRAHLDWERLVTWSVEQLDQSLQEGLLMEIHAESEAMLKLKRKKANRIISGYVASAGTAAAVPLPFADAIALTPIQVTMSVHLFRYWGVKANDDMLKTLIGSTIIPQIGRALSKTILLNVMKFFPGANAAASVINATVASGITWAIGLAINEVAYRNAMDSSKTIEQLLNSDFGSLFEQFMEQNPVTKKKS, encoded by the coding sequence ATGGATAAAAAAGTCCCATTCAATTTAGATACGTACGATTTGAAAGAAGAACTCGACCGGTTGCGCGGGAAAGTCAAGAAACCGAACATCTTGATTGCGGGAGCGACCGGGTCGGGCAAGAGCTCCGTCGTCAATCATGTGTTCGGGCGTGATTTAACAAAAGTCGCCGCCGGTGAGCCGGTGACGCGCGGGATTCATCAGTTCATGAGTGATGACATCGCGATCGTCCTATATGACAGCGAAGGGTATGAGATCGGGAGTGCCCGGCAACAAGCATATGCCGATGAAGTCATCGGTTTCGTCGAGCGGGCCCAAACGAAAGGAGCGGCCGAACAGATGCATCTCGTTTGGTACGCCATCAACGCCTCGATGAAACGGGTCACGCCGCTCGACCGGGCACTCATCAAACAGCTGAATGAAGCGACGTCGGTCGCTGTTCTGTTGACGCAAATTGACCAAGTCGATATGGAGGAACTCACGGCGCTTCGAAATGAGTTGGCGGACGTCGTCCCGGAACAGGCCGTGTTCCAAGTCAGTGTCGCCGAAGAGCTGTTGAACGATCCAGAACTCCGAGCCCATCTCGATTGGGAGCGTCTCGTCACCTGGTCCGTCGAACAACTCGATCAATCACTTCAAGAAGGACTGCTCATGGAGATCCACGCTGAGAGCGAGGCGATGCTCAAGCTGAAGCGGAAGAAAGCGAATCGAATCATCTCGGGTTATGTCGCCAGTGCCGGAACGGCCGCCGCGGTCCCGCTCCCGTTCGCCGATGCGATCGCGCTCACCCCGATTCAAGTGACGATGAGCGTCCACTTGTTCCGCTATTGGGGCGTGAAAGCGAATGACGATATGTTGAAGACGCTGATTGGGAGCACGATCATCCCACAAATCGGACGGGCACTCTCAAAGACGATCTTACTGAATGTCATGAAGTTCTTCCCGGGAGCGAACGCCGCCGCGAGCGTCATCAATGCGACCGTCGCGTCAGGCATCACGTGGGCAATCGGACTCGCCATCAATGAAGTCGCGTACCGAAACGCGATGGACTCATCGAAGACGATCGAGCAACTGCTCAACAGCGACTTCGGCTCGCTATTCGAGCAGTTCATGGAACAAAATCCAGTGACAAAAAAGAAATCTTAA
- a CDS encoding methylglyoxal synthase, translating to MNIALIAHDKKKDDLIVLVKAYAHVLEKHHLFATGTTGKRIAEATGLPVHCFQSGPLGGDQEIGAAVARGEMDMIIFFRDPLTAQPHEPDVSALMRLCDVYSIPLATNMGGSEILIRSIEQGDFESLTLTHNDNPPV from the coding sequence ATGAACATCGCCCTGATTGCCCATGACAAAAAGAAAGATGATTTGATCGTACTCGTAAAAGCGTACGCTCACGTCTTGGAAAAACACCATCTGTTCGCCACCGGTACGACCGGTAAGCGCATTGCCGAGGCCACAGGACTGCCCGTCCATTGTTTTCAGTCGGGTCCGCTCGGCGGGGACCAAGAAATCGGAGCAGCTGTTGCCAGGGGCGAGATGGACATGATTATTTTCTTCCGTGACCCGTTGACGGCCCAGCCGCACGAGCCCGATGTGAGCGCTCTGATGCGCCTCTGTGATGTCTATTCCATCCCATTGGCCACCAATATGGGCGGAAGTGAGATTCTCATCCGCAGTATCGAGCAAGGTGATTTTGAATCGCTGACCTTGACTCATAATGACAACCCGCCTGTATGA
- a CDS encoding Na(+)/H(+) antiporter subunit F1: MFKVLLMIALFFMSISLVISFIRTVKGPTMPDRIVALDAIGITLIGVIGILMILQETIAYAEVILVIGILAFIGTIALSKFVERGDIFDRD, from the coding sequence ATGTTTAAAGTGTTGCTCATGATTGCCTTGTTCTTCATGTCCATCTCGCTCGTCATCTCGTTCATCCGGACCGTGAAAGGGCCGACGATGCCAGACCGGATTGTCGCGCTCGATGCGATTGGAATCACGTTGATTGGCGTCATCGGGATTTTGATGATTCTTCAAGAGACGATTGCTTATGCCGAGGTCATCCTCGTCATCGGGATTTTAGCGTTCATTGGAACGATTGCACTGTCAAAATTCGTGGAGAGGGGGGATATCTTTGACCGCGATTGA
- a CDS encoding formate/nitrite transporter family protein, which yields MEKQAVEYMEEAAYKKATLLRHAFGHYALRSIVAGFLIGIGVVFAFSVGNMFIDVPGTMLFAGMSFSVALVFIVWTGGELFTSNTMYLYTGAKRGRVDWRDLTAVWGISWFGNLVGALLLVGLVIGAHSMGDVSADHLLSVVAAKKMGGEAFAIFLKGILCNILVCIAIFMPLKTKNDVAKIMLTMLPVVVFFAAGFEHSIANMGIFGLALYYAPSEAINLGLALNNLVFATLGNIVGGALFVAGTYVHLNAKPTETKVESIRQNA from the coding sequence ATGGAAAAACAAGCTGTCGAGTATATGGAAGAAGCCGCCTATAAAAAAGCGACGCTGTTGCGTCATGCGTTCGGTCACTACGCACTCCGCTCCATCGTCGCCGGTTTTCTGATCGGAATTGGGGTCGTCTTTGCCTTCTCCGTCGGGAACATGTTCATTGATGTGCCAGGAACAATGCTGTTCGCGGGGATGAGTTTCTCAGTCGCCCTCGTCTTCATTGTTTGGACGGGCGGAGAGCTGTTCACGAGCAATACGATGTATCTGTACACGGGCGCGAAACGCGGACGTGTCGACTGGCGCGATTTAACGGCCGTATGGGGCATCAGCTGGTTCGGTAATTTGGTCGGTGCGCTCCTTCTCGTCGGGCTCGTCATTGGTGCCCATAGCATGGGCGATGTCAGTGCCGACCATCTGTTATCGGTCGTCGCCGCCAAAAAGATGGGTGGCGAGGCGTTCGCGATTTTCTTGAAAGGAATTTTGTGCAACATCCTCGTCTGCATCGCTATCTTCATGCCGTTGAAGACGAAAAATGACGTTGCCAAGATCATGCTCACGATGCTCCCGGTCGTCGTCTTTTTCGCCGCCGGCTTTGAGCACTCGATTGCCAATATGGGCATCTTCGGGCTCGCGCTCTATTACGCCCCATCTGAGGCGATCAACCTCGGACTCGCGTTGAACAACCTCGTGTTTGCGACACTCGGCAACATTGTCGGAGGCGCCTTGTTCGTCGCTGGGACGTACGTCCATTTGAACGCCAAGCCTACCGAAACAAAAGTCGAATCGATTCGTCAGAACGCATAA
- a CDS encoding VOC family protein, with the protein MLHHVELYVSDLNKSLTAWDWLLTELGYTVYQQWDEGRSYRFGDTYLVFVQTEANHLEPPYHRKRTGLNHLAFHAESIEQLIGFRENLTQHGFTELYADRFPYAGGPNYIALYFEDPDRMKVELVATM; encoded by the coding sequence ATGTTACATCATGTCGAACTATACGTTTCTGATTTGAACAAGAGCCTCACAGCTTGGGACTGGCTCCTCACTGAGCTCGGTTATACGGTGTATCAACAATGGGATGAAGGAAGGAGTTACCGTTTCGGCGATACGTATCTCGTCTTCGTCCAAACCGAGGCCAATCACCTCGAGCCGCCGTACCATCGGAAAAGGACCGGATTGAACCACCTCGCCTTCCACGCCGAGTCGATTGAGCAACTCATAGGTTTCCGTGAAAACCTGACACAGCACGGATTTACAGAACTGTATGCCGACCGGTTCCCTTATGCCGGCGGTCCGAACTATATCGCCCTTTATTTCGAAGACCCCGACCGAATGAAAGTTGAACTCGTGGCAACGATGTGA
- a CDS encoding GTPase — translation MDNTGLVSNILIAGKTGVGKSAFLNYIYGRDVAESRAGSPVTAEGLHEYEYYDLERGILFRFFDTWGLEADRSDEWHEAVLSIVNKREGALDIADWFHTIYYLLSINSGRVEAYELEAILKPLYAKRSNVTIILTNYNPDSAMNVEKAEAMEAVLIRELGIPRDAMIRVNSVEKKLLGGQVVPRIGYDDVWKRNRTNLWRDVERKLPLNLTRHLLTELEAWRTRSYRSAETIRMITPQVMISWKARQIEKDLERTLEEAAETTEAAMAQGVRHYIQLMERYPLVGAPSDLVFKTRRVELGFDYSFNRTVRKMVLGMIPGVHFIYWAFKRRTAERGIKKAVDQQYELVKQTIELDVRRGFEEEMHRLGRTLNQ, via the coding sequence ATGGACAACACGGGGCTTGTCTCGAACATCTTGATCGCGGGGAAGACCGGGGTCGGGAAGAGCGCTTTTTTAAATTATATTTACGGGCGTGACGTCGCCGAGTCACGTGCCGGCAGTCCGGTGACAGCCGAAGGGCTGCACGAATATGAATATTATGACCTCGAGCGAGGCATCTTGTTCCGTTTCTTCGATACATGGGGGCTCGAGGCGGACCGATCCGACGAATGGCATGAAGCGGTGCTGTCGATCGTCAACAAACGGGAGGGCGCGCTCGATATCGCCGACTGGTTCCATACGATCTATTACTTACTGTCCATCAACTCGGGACGCGTCGAGGCGTACGAGTTAGAAGCCATTTTAAAACCGCTCTATGCGAAGCGGAGCAACGTCACAATCATCTTGACGAACTATAACCCGGATAGTGCGATGAACGTCGAGAAGGCGGAGGCGATGGAAGCAGTCCTCATACGCGAACTCGGAATCCCGCGAGATGCCATGATTCGCGTCAACAGTGTCGAGAAGAAGCTGCTCGGCGGACAAGTTGTCCCCCGCATCGGATACGATGACGTCTGGAAGCGGAACCGGACCAATCTATGGCGAGACGTCGAACGAAAATTACCCCTCAACTTGACGCGCCACTTGTTGACCGAGTTGGAGGCCTGGCGCACCCGGAGTTACCGCTCCGCTGAGACGATTCGCATGATCACCCCGCAAGTGATGATCAGCTGGAAAGCCCGCCAAATCGAAAAAGATTTGGAACGAACGCTCGAGGAGGCAGCCGAGACGACGGAGGCCGCGATGGCTCAAGGCGTCCGCCACTACATTCAACTGATGGAGCGCTATCCGCTCGTCGGCGCCCCGTCGGATCTCGTCTTCAAGACACGCCGGGTCGAGCTCGGTTTTGATTATTCCTTCAACCGTACGGTCCGCAAAATGGTGCTCGGGATGATCCCGGGTGTCCATTTCATCTATTGGGCGTTCAAGCGGCGGACGGCGGAGCGTGGCATCAAAAAAGCCGTCGATCAGCAATACGAGTTGGTCAAACAGACAATCGAGTTGGACGTGCGACGTGGGTTCGAGGAAGAGATGCATCGGCTCGGTCGAACGCTCAATCAATGA